The genomic DNA TGTAACTGCGCTTGTACTTGTGGAGGTGGAGGTGGAACATCACCGGCACCAAATCAAATAGAGCGTAGAAATGGACTTCAAAACATTGATCGTTGCAATGGTGGCGGTCAATGTGTGATGTGTTGTGAGAACATGGGAGATACGCGTATGGGAGAATTGTCCGAAGCTGAAGCAATAGCCAATGCAATACGCGAATACTGTTGCAAGGAGCGTGAAAGAGCGAGTGGCGGTGGAAAAAGCGCATGCAAATGTTGTGCGTGTGAGCAACCACTTGCAGCAGAAGAGGAAAAAGCACAAGGTGAGGCGATAGAAGAACACGAAAGCTACGAAGATGCTGAGGATATAGATGCTGATGTAGAGGAGGAAGAAGTGGAAATAGTGAAGCACAAAAGAGTAGTGAAAGAAGAAATAGTGATAGAAGAGAAAATTCAGTCCAAGATGAGAGAGGATGAGTTGACCGAAGATGAAGAAATCGAATATATAGAAGCAGCATCAAAAGAACGCAGAAAATCACAAGACAATGCAGCTGTAAATCCCAACCGAAATCACGCAAAAAGCTGCAAATGCTGTGCGTGTAAAAAAGAAGTAACGCAAGATATAGACCTAGACTCGGACTCAGGCGATGATATTATTTCATTAGGAGACATCGAATTAGAAGTTCAAACAGATATGATAAGAACGCAACAAGATCAATACGACAAACCATCTGGGCCCACAAACGGACGCCACTCACAAGACAGCACGACAAAGAGCAATCGGTGCTGCACATGTGAGAAGGGGACTACAACAGATTTTCTGCAGGAAGCGGAAATGATAATGAAGAACACAAATTTAATGGCAGAATCCTCCGAAGAAATCAAACCAACTAAAGCACAACTCACTCAACAAATTGACGAAGAAGCGAGAGCAAAACCGCAGAGAAGACGAAGTGATGAACCCAGAAGTGAAAAAATTCGTCGGGATCAAACTGATGCGATAGGTTGCCGATGCTGTGAATGTaaagaaaaaatgaaagaaagcgACAAATTAACGCGTGATACGGAACAACATAGAAAATCGAGAAACGAAGAAGACAACAATAGGCGTCGAAGTAGCGTCGAAGGCGAACAAGAGCTGAGATTAAAAGAAACACACAAAAAACTAAGACACGAAAAAGACAACAGGCGGCGACGAAGTAGCGTCGAAGATGAACAAGCGCAGAGATTAAAAGAAACACATAGAGAACCGAGAAACGATGAAGGCAACTGGAGGCGACGAAGTAGCATCGAAGGCGAACAAGAGCCGAGATTAGGAGATATGCGTAGAAAATCGGGAAACGAAGAAAACAACAGGAGGCGTCGAAGTAGCATCGAAGGCGAACAAGCGCAGAGATTAAAAGAAACACATAGAAACCCGGGAAATGAAGAAGACAACAGGAGACGACGAAGTAGCATCGAAAGCGAACAAGAGCCGAGATTAGGAGAAGCACAACCGCGCTGGCATGTCCGGGGGGAAAAGTGGCAACAGCAGGATGAAATGGTAATGGGAGCGGCACGACAACCAAGAAGACAGCCAAGAAAATCAGATGACGCAACTAATGAGACGCCATCTGGTGACAATCGTTGCTGCGAATGCAAACCCAGAGATAGAAGAGTGGTGGCGTCCAAACCCGAAGGTATGGATAAACAGCCGAACAAATCATCGGATTCGGAGGCAGACTCAAGCGAGCAgcagctttgttgttgctttcaacGCAAGAAACCGCAGACAAAACGCGCAAACGTAAGCGGCAACGACGGCAGCAAGTCTTGCAGATGTAAAGAAGAACAGACAGCGGCGGCGAAGAGTCACAAGCGTGTCAAAAGAACTAATAGCGAACTATACGATAGTGAACCAAAGGAGCCACAGAGAAAGCGTAGAAATAGTGAACGAATTATAAGCAGCAATAAAGAGACCGGGTGTCAAACCAAATGCAATTGTAGAAAGGCTAAAGGCGTACCGCTGACCAAATGTTGCAAGTGCACCGAAGAAATGGTACAATCCATGGTACGTGAACACGATGAGGATATGCAGCGACGAAAGATTGCAGAAGAATTGGCTGAGCGTTTACAAAAACGCGCAGAGCTACAAATAGCGTTGCAGAAACgtctacaacaacaaatgaatgGCCAACAGAATCAACaaggctgctgctgctgcgaaCCGCCACCGTTTTGTATGCCGACATATCCTTGTTGTGGGTCCATGAAACAGCCAGAGCCAATACCGTTAAGTTGCTATGAAACGCCGCCATGCTGTTGCCCACCAACACCCTGTTGTTTCGAGACACCAGCCTGTTGTTACGAGCCGCCGCCATGTTATGGACAGGAATGCTCATGTTGTTGTCAGCCCATGCAGTACTGTTGCTCAGCCTCATGTAGCCATCCGAAGCCTGGCTCATGTTAACGCTCACAAGTGTTTGATGTTTGAGAGAGTCCAGCCGTTTAGTTGGTTGTAGGTAATATTTGTCTAAAAATTATTGCGCCAAAAGGTATGCTCTATCGGTAATAGTAGCATACTTTAAAGCGCACAAGCGCAGTGTGGTTATGACTTAAAcgtttttacaataatttcaattatattttgttttcgaaTATGTTGTTTGTTATATCTTTTCACCTGTCATATGTtgtattttgtgaaaataaaaagaaattgtgaaaatgtttactttttggTTCGCTTAATATTTCGTTTTAACAAAAATGCATAATCTTATtagtttatgcaaaaaaattaaaaaattataaagtcaaAATTGAAACACGTCAAACTACGATCGCGCAATGCGCGCGCACGCGCCGTAAATAAAAGCAATGGGATGTGCATGCAGTCGTAGGGGCCGTGGAACTTCAATAAGATCGGCTAACAGCTGCCAAAGCACACAATCGGATTGGCAGCGGCGCAGTGAAAATTGCTGCGTTTTTGATAGCGGCGTTTATCAAATGCCTGAGTACGAAATGCCACAGCAATCGATGCAAGCGAGTAGCTGCAAGTCTGGCGCTAAGCAGTCACGAAAACCACAACGCTCAGCGGGCTCTTGCTCAGCTGGCGCTAGGGAACAACAATGCGCAAACTGTGGTGAAGAGCGCTGCCGCTGCTCAAACACTGGTGGCTGTAAATCGTCAAGACAACATAGGCGACGGCGCTCGTGCACTACCATCCAGCGCTCACGAAGAACCACCACCTACGCGCATTTGGTTATACCGATACGCGCATGTCCTTGTACGGACCAAAGTGCCGAGGATATCCGGTCTTGCAGATCATACAATGACTGAAACGATTActttaatacaagtatgtataccgTAAAAAGCGTGCAATGAAAATGCAATACGAAGTAGTttagcagtaatttttttttataatattgtacattCTTAGCAAAGTATGTATCACATATTTCCGAAATTACTAATAAATTACTAGGTTCATTAAAATAATAGCAACCCTATATTTTTCGGCGTACCGAAGTCGATACCGATCAGTGTGACGTTGCGAGGGCCACTCTGATTTTCGATATGCTCTCTGAAgctgtttttataccctaaacagagtatataaagtttgccacaatCTTGtactatataccataaatgGTCCGTCTATTTGATTGTCTGAATATACACGAACTGGtctctcagcttttgagatatcggtctgaaattttgtatatgtatttttctcCCTAAGGAGCTATGCAGTTGTCAGacatatcggactactatagcatatagctgccttacaaactaaacgatcgaaaccaagtgcttttatggaaactttttcatttgacgaggtatcttcccgaaatttggcgtAGATTATTACTCAagacatcgctacaatcttcgaagaaattgttcagaggGACTACAGCAGCATATAGCTTAACATCAAGCTTAAAATTTTCTGCACtttttatactatataaattgcatctgtgaagggtattatagcttcggtacagctGATGTTAACGTACTGTCTTGTTTTTATTGACTTtcttaaatttcttaaagaatGGTAGGAAAATCAATCGCTTTGAAATTGTGTAACGCTAAGAAGTAACAGAGTATTTGCAGAATTCGTCTGATATTTGCGGCGTACTACTTCAATGgttcaagaaaattaaaaagttgccaccaaattgaaaattttaagcaaaaaaagaattttatgacaatgaaaattggaaataatttgaaaaactaaaaagtttacaattttaagtttttataagaAGTGTTGCCacttgcttaaaattttatttataaaaaaatatgaaaaaatgtcacaaaatttttataaaaccaaTGGGCCG from Bactrocera oleae isolate idBacOlea1 chromosome 3, idBacOlea1, whole genome shotgun sequence includes the following:
- the LOC138855897 gene encoding golgin subfamily A member 6-like protein 25, with amino-acid sequence MCTCNNAFTDCEYHLDPLTAEEQLDEVERMFREKNQVRTAGRKKQCANNTPPTICCNCACTCGGGGGTSPAPNQIERRNGLQNIDRCNGGGQCVMCCENMGDTRMGELSEAEAIANAIREYCCKERERASGGGKSACKCCACEQPLAAEEEKAQGEAIEEHESYEDAEDIDADVEEEEVEIVKHKRVVKEEIVIEEKIQSKMREDELTEDEEIEYIEAASKERRKSQDNAAVNPNRNHAKSCKCCACKKEVTQDIDLDSDSGDDIISLGDIELEVQTDMIRTQQDQYDKPSGPTNGRHSQDSTTKSNRCCTCEKGTTTDFLQEAEMIMKNTNLMAESSEEIKPTKAQLTQQIDEEARAKPQRRRSDEPRSEKIRRDQTDAIGCRCCECKEKMKESDKLTRDTEQHRKSRNEEDNNRRRSSVEGEQELRLKETHKKLRHEKDNRRRRSSVEDEQAQRLKETHREPRNDEGNWRRRSSIEGEQEPRLGDMRRKSGNEENNRRRRSSIEGEQAQRLKETHRNPGNEEDNRRRRSSIESEQEPRLGEAQPRWHVRGEKWQQQDEMVMGAARQPRRQPRKSDDATNETPSGDNRCCECKPRDRRVVASKPEGMDKQPNKSSDSEADSSEQQLCCCFQRKKPQTKRANVSGNDGSKSCRCKEEQTAAAKSHKRVKRTNSELYDSEPKEPQRKRRNSERIISSNKETGCQTKCNCRKAKGVPLTKCCKCTEEMVQSMVREHDEDMQRRKIAEELAERLQKRAELQIALQKRLQQQMNGQQNQQGCCCCEPPPFCMPTYPCCGSMKQPEPIPLSCYETPPCCCPPTPCCFETPACCYEPPPCYGQECSCCCQPMQYCCSASCSHPKPGSC